In Clostridia bacterium, a single genomic region encodes these proteins:
- a CDS encoding PaaI family thioesterase: MNEELIKNTKNDRFAGYLGIKLVEVQPGYAVAEMEVTENHLNGVGVVHGGAIFGLADYAFAVASNSKGPVALAVNAQISYFKSPQGKKLTAKAREITSSRKLGHYQVDILDEDETPVARFTGTVYIKS; this comes from the coding sequence ATTAATGAGGAACTCATTAAGAACACAAAAAACGACCGGTTTGCCGGCTATTTAGGCATTAAGCTGGTGGAGGTCCAACCGGGCTATGCGGTGGCGGAAATGGAAGTCACCGAAAACCACTTAAACGGTGTGGGCGTAGTCCACGGCGGTGCCATCTTCGGTCTGGCGGACTATGCTTTCGCCGTGGCTTCCAACTCCAAAGGACCGGTAGCTCTAGCTGTCAACGCCCAGATTTCCTACTTTAAGTCCCCCCAAGGGAAAAAGCTCACCGCCAAGGCCAGGGAGATCACCTCCAGCCGGAAGCTGGGCCACTACCAGGTGGATATTCTTGACGAGGACGAGACCCCGGTGGCCAGGTTTACGGGAACAGTTTACATAAAGAGCTAA
- a CDS encoding cysteine hydrolase, which produces MGRTALLIIDMQNDFCLPGAPFYVNGALAVADRIKEVLEACRRYGLPVVHVRREYEPGGSDVEITRYPHFVRVGGGVVKGTKGAEILAPLKPLPGEPVIVKKRWSAFFRTELDSLLRTLGVTQVAVAGVQTPNCIRATVWDANSLDYEVIVLTDGTGAQTPEIHAANLRDMENIGIKLMTAAEFIDHLPRL; this is translated from the coding sequence TTGGGCCGGACTGCCTTGTTAATCATCGACATGCAAAATGATTTCTGCCTGCCGGGGGCTCCATTTTATGTAAACGGGGCCCTGGCGGTAGCGGATCGTATTAAAGAGGTTTTGGAGGCCTGCCGCCGGTACGGGCTGCCGGTAGTCCACGTGCGGCGGGAGTATGAGCCCGGCGGCAGCGATGTGGAGATTACCCGGTACCCCCATTTCGTCCGGGTGGGCGGCGGGGTGGTCAAAGGAACCAAGGGGGCGGAAATCCTAGCGCCCCTTAAACCCCTGCCGGGGGAGCCCGTCATCGTCAAGAAGCGCTGGAGCGCCTTCTTCCGGACGGAACTGGACAGCCTTCTCCGGACACTGGGTGTCACCCAAGTGGCCGTCGCCGGGGTGCAGACCCCTAACTGCATCCGGGCCACCGTGTGGGATGCCAATTCCCTGGATTATGAAGTGATTGTCCTCACCGACGGCACCGGGGCCCAAACGCCGGAAATCCACGCGGCCAACTTGCGGGATATGGAGAATATAGGGATTAAACTGATGACTGCCGCGGAGTTTATTGACCATCTGCCTCGCCTGTGA
- a CDS encoding ABC transporter ATP-binding protein, with translation MSRAKLVLRRVNKWFTGARGERVEALADIDLDIKENELAVIVGPSGCGKSTLLNIVAGLEQASAGEVLLEGRAITGPGADRGMVFQSYTLFPWLTVQQNVEFGLKLKGLPAAERAKKARHYIELVGLTGFESALPKTLSGGMKQRVAIARALANDPEMLLMDEPFGALDAQTRSVMQDLLLSVWEKERTTVLFITHDIDEAVLLADNVYVMSKRPGRIRAKIPVDIPRPRDHRVTVSQRFTEIKKEIMEMLWEES, from the coding sequence ATGAGCCGGGCGAAACTGGTGCTGCGCCGGGTGAACAAGTGGTTTACCGGTGCCCGCGGGGAAAGGGTAGAGGCCCTAGCGGATATTGACCTGGATATCAAGGAGAATGAATTGGCCGTTATCGTCGGGCCCAGCGGCTGCGGTAAGTCGACCCTGCTGAACATCGTGGCCGGTTTGGAACAGGCCAGTGCCGGGGAGGTGCTGCTGGAGGGCCGGGCCATCACCGGGCCCGGGGCGGACCGGGGTATGGTGTTCCAATCCTATACTTTGTTTCCCTGGCTCACGGTGCAGCAGAACGTGGAATTCGGTTTAAAGCTCAAAGGCCTGCCGGCCGCAGAAAGGGCCAAGAAAGCACGTCATTACATTGAACTGGTGGGCCTTACCGGTTTTGAAAGCGCCCTGCCCAAGACCCTGTCCGGGGGCATGAAACAGAGGGTGGCCATTGCCCGGGCCCTGGCCAATGATCCGGAAATGCTTCTCATGGATGAGCCTTTCGGGGCCCTTGATGCCCAGACCCGTTCCGTTATGCAGGATTTGCTGCTTTCCGTTTGGGAGAAAGAACGGACCACCGTGCTGTTTATTACCCACGATATTGATGAAGCGGTGCTCTTGGCGGATAATGTGTATGTGATGTCCAAGCGGCCCGGGCGCATCCGGGCCAAGATTCCCGTGGACATCCCCCGGCCGCGGGATCACCGGGTGACGGTGTCCCAGCGGTTTACGGAAATCAAGAAAGAAATCATGGAGATGCTCTGGGAAGAATCCTAG
- a CDS encoding ABC transporter permease: MPDKPETRTNHANGYKKLTILSFLVILMAWCALSYSGAVKEVFLPTPGAVLRDFWAMHQEGILLSYTLASTYRVMVGWFLAVVAAVPLGMLIGTSKAAEALFEPAIDFARYLPVVAMVPLTLLYFGIGDLQKFVIIFLGTFFQLVLMVSDVAANVPRDLLRAAATLGANKWQTYRLVLMPASLPGIMDSLRITVGWAWTYLVVAELVAANSGLGYMILRAQRFLAIERIFAGLVIIGLLGLLTDYFFKWLTNLVVPWSEKAGGKA; encoded by the coding sequence ATGCCGGATAAACCAGAAACCAGGACCAATCATGCCAACGGCTATAAAAAACTGACGATCTTAAGTTTCTTAGTGATTCTCATGGCCTGGTGTGCTTTATCTTACAGCGGCGCCGTGAAGGAAGTATTCTTACCCACCCCGGGGGCGGTGCTCCGGGATTTTTGGGCCATGCACCAGGAAGGGATCTTGCTTTCCTATACCCTTGCCAGCACCTACCGGGTGATGGTGGGCTGGTTCTTGGCGGTGGTGGCGGCGGTACCCCTGGGGATGCTCATCGGCACCTCGAAAGCCGCCGAGGCCCTGTTTGAACCGGCCATTGACTTTGCCCGGTACCTGCCGGTGGTGGCCATGGTACCCCTGACCCTCCTTTATTTCGGTATCGGGGACCTGCAGAAGTTTGTGATCATCTTCCTGGGCACCTTTTTCCAGCTGGTGCTGATGGTGAGCGACGTGGCGGCCAATGTGCCCCGGGATTTGCTGCGGGCGGCGGCCACCCTGGGGGCCAACAAGTGGCAAACCTACCGCCTGGTGCTGATGCCCGCTTCCCTGCCGGGTATTATGGACAGCCTGCGGATTACCGTGGGCTGGGCTTGGACTTACCTGGTGGTGGCGGAGCTGGTGGCCGCCAACTCCGGTCTGGGCTACATGATCTTAAGGGCCCAGCGCTTCCTGGCCATTGAGCGCATTTTTGCCGGGCTGGTGATTATCGGGTTGTTGGGATTGCTCACCGATTATTTCTTCAAATGGCTGACCAACCTGGTGGTGCCCTGGAGCGAAAAGGCGGGTGGTAAAGCATGA
- a CDS encoding ABC transporter substrate-binding protein has translation MILSLLLVAGLVLAAGCGGGANDTSGNEPVSFKLAHATWVGYGPLYIAQEKGFFDKYNIKPELVIIEDESQYAGALASGQIQALGNVLDREVIHFAKGTPEVFVFAMDESAGGDGIVAKAEITSVADLKGATVGLDKSSTAYFFFLTVLEKYGLKEEDVIIQEMGAGDAGAAFVAGKLDAAVVWEPWLTNASQREGGHVLVDSSDFPRTIVDVVTVAKDFAVQHPEAITGLTKAWFEAIDYYRAHPDEGNQIMAKALGITAEEVAEMAAGVAFFGREENLSFFAGEGEDTVFTVSDRAAGFWLEKGIIDAKPDLNELIDTRYVKEAAK, from the coding sequence ATGATTTTATCACTCTTACTGGTGGCCGGCCTGGTGCTGGCGGCCGGCTGCGGCGGCGGTGCCAATGACACCTCCGGGAATGAGCCGGTGAGTTTTAAGCTGGCCCATGCCACCTGGGTAGGTTACGGCCCCTTGTACATCGCGCAGGAAAAGGGTTTCTTCGACAAGTACAACATCAAACCGGAACTGGTGATCATCGAAGACGAATCCCAGTACGCCGGGGCCCTGGCCTCCGGCCAGATCCAGGCCTTAGGCAACGTGCTGGACCGGGAAGTGATTCACTTCGCCAAGGGGACGCCGGAGGTTTTCGTCTTTGCCATGGATGAGTCCGCCGGAGGTGACGGCATCGTGGCCAAGGCGGAGATCACTTCCGTGGCGGATCTCAAAGGAGCGACGGTGGGCCTTGACAAGTCCTCCACGGCCTATTTCTTCTTCCTCACGGTTTTAGAAAAATACGGCCTCAAGGAGGAAGATGTGATCATTCAGGAAATGGGTGCTGGCGATGCGGGCGCTGCCTTCGTGGCGGGCAAACTGGATGCGGCGGTAGTCTGGGAGCCCTGGCTCACTAATGCTTCCCAGCGGGAAGGGGGCCATGTGCTGGTGGACAGCAGCGATTTCCCCCGGACCATTGTGGATGTGGTGACCGTGGCCAAGGATTTCGCGGTTCAGCATCCGGAAGCCATCACCGGGTTAACCAAAGCCTGGTTTGAGGCCATTGATTATTACCGGGCCCATCCTGATGAGGGCAACCAGATCATGGCTAAAGCTTTAGGCATTACGGCGGAAGAAGTGGCGGAGATGGCTGCCGGGGTGGCCTTCTTCGGCCGGGAGGAGAACCTGTCCTTTTTTGCCGGGGAAGGGGAGGACACCGTCTTTACCGTATCCGACCGGGCGGCGGGCTTCTGGCTGGAGAAAGGCATCATTGATGCGAAACCGGACCTTAATGAATTAATCGATACCAGGTACGTGAAAGAGGCTGCTAAGTAA
- a CDS encoding NERD domain-containing protein codes for MRPAFMLHYVLSGLIIVAGLILMRYSFRHFKLWHSVTMKILTSHRDGTARTRVSNSAHNPRRPKVRPKGRPGGMMTVVAVFLFYFLSEHLFHVVLVPDVSMVLAPLFTLLYCYQSFVCQRTGERLLLVILGFLGYHVAIYYYDFIILSFDYDLQAGINLAAYYILRLGTFVNLVLFIFKGLQGIAGGLFRRVDEGFDEYEDAFHGYLDYILQMQKKGRYFGQKSGEERAQESGREGEANVRYHLKWLEGYKVLHNVRIPNPLEAQEIDHIVIGQNGVFHLETKNHGGKHGARIVINKEGDWSIIQSNGNAQGMTNPLFQVRRHERVLREFLEKEFPNVKLPVKEIVVLSNEKTILEGQENSPITVLKLERLNDFIMNYRSGVTLDQKTVDAIYAKLVSLSRANPA; via the coding sequence ATGCGTCCAGCTTTTATGCTGCACTATGTGTTAAGCGGCCTGATTATTGTTGCCGGCCTTATCTTGATGCGTTACTCGTTCAGGCATTTTAAGTTGTGGCACTCCGTGACCATGAAAATCCTGACCAGCCATCGAGACGGGACTGCGCGCACCCGGGTAAGTAACAGTGCTCACAATCCCCGCCGGCCCAAAGTTAGGCCAAAAGGCCGCCCGGGCGGGATGATGACCGTCGTGGCTGTCTTTTTATTCTATTTCCTTTCGGAGCATCTCTTTCACGTGGTGCTGGTTCCTGACGTCAGTATGGTCCTGGCCCCCCTGTTTACCCTATTGTATTGTTACCAGTCCTTCGTTTGTCAAAGGACCGGGGAAAGGCTGCTTTTGGTGATCCTGGGTTTCCTCGGTTATCACGTGGCCATCTACTACTATGACTTCATCATTTTGAGCTTCGATTACGATTTGCAGGCGGGGATTAATCTCGCTGCCTATTACATATTGCGCTTAGGCACCTTTGTGAACCTGGTGCTCTTCATCTTTAAAGGGCTGCAGGGGATTGCCGGCGGGCTCTTCCGCCGGGTCGACGAAGGATTTGATGAATATGAAGATGCCTTCCACGGGTACCTGGATTACATCCTCCAGATGCAGAAGAAGGGAAGATATTTTGGCCAAAAGTCCGGGGAAGAGAGGGCGCAAGAGAGCGGCCGGGAAGGTGAAGCCAACGTCAGGTACCACTTGAAGTGGCTGGAGGGGTATAAAGTCTTACATAACGTGCGCATCCCCAACCCGCTGGAAGCCCAGGAAATTGACCACATTGTCATCGGGCAAAACGGGGTCTTCCACCTGGAAACGAAGAATCACGGCGGCAAGCACGGGGCCAGGATTGTCATCAACAAAGAAGGGGACTGGAGCATCATCCAGTCCAACGGTAATGCCCAGGGCATGACCAACCCCCTTTTTCAGGTGCGGCGGCATGAGAGGGTTTTGCGGGAATTCTTGGAGAAGGAGTTTCCCAATGTCAAGCTGCCGGTGAAAGAAATTGTGGTCTTGTCCAACGAAAAGACCATCTTGGAAGGACAGGAAAACTCGCCCATTACGGTCCTCAAATTGGAAAGGCTTAACGATTTCATTATGAACTATCGCTCCGGCGTTACTCTGGATCAAAAAACCGTGGATGCGATTTACGCCAAGCTGGTTTCCTTAAGCCGGGCGAACCCGGCTTAG
- the xth gene encoding exodeoxyribonuclease III, producing the protein MKLVSWNVNGLRACLAKGFLDYFQEVDAHIFSIQETKLQAGQIELELEGYAQYWNYAVKKGYSGTAVFTKIKPLSVKYGLGIEEHDQEGRVITAEFNNFYLVNVYTPNSQRGLTRLEYRMKWEDDFRNYVTGLDREKPVIICGDTNVAHREIDLKNPEGNRKNAGFTDEERQKMTELLAAGFVDSFRYLYPDKTEAYTWWSYMFNAREKNIGWRIDYFLVSEKIKDRIQDAQIHSQVLGSDHCPVALEIDL; encoded by the coding sequence ATGAAGCTGGTATCTTGGAATGTAAACGGACTACGGGCTTGTCTAGCCAAGGGCTTTTTGGATTATTTTCAAGAAGTGGATGCCCATATATTTTCCATACAGGAAACCAAACTCCAAGCGGGACAAATCGAGCTGGAACTGGAGGGCTATGCACAGTACTGGAATTATGCCGTGAAAAAAGGGTATTCCGGCACCGCCGTGTTTACGAAAATTAAGCCCCTGTCCGTAAAATACGGCTTAGGCATAGAGGAACACGACCAGGAGGGCCGGGTAATTACGGCGGAATTCAACAATTTCTATTTAGTCAACGTTTACACCCCCAATTCCCAGCGGGGTCTGACGCGCCTGGAATACAGGATGAAGTGGGAAGATGATTTCCGGAACTACGTGACAGGATTGGACCGGGAGAAGCCCGTCATTATTTGCGGGGACACCAATGTGGCCCACCGGGAAATTGACCTGAAGAATCCTGAAGGCAACCGGAAGAATGCGGGCTTTACCGATGAAGAGCGGCAGAAGATGACGGAGCTTTTAGCGGCAGGCTTTGTGGACAGCTTCCGGTATCTTTACCCCGATAAGACAGAGGCTTATACCTGGTGGTCCTACATGTTCAACGCCAGGGAGAAGAACATCGGCTGGCGCATTGATTACTTCCTCGTCTCCGAGAAAATCAAAGACAGGATCCAGGACGCCCAGATCCATTCCCAGGTCCTGGGCAGCGACCATTGCCCGGTGGCTCTAGAAATTGACCTTTAG